The region TGATGCGTTCGTTCAGCACCTTCTCCGGCACGGCGAGCACCATCTCGGTCCCGATGTAACCGGGGCATATGGCGTTGACGGTGATGTTCTTGGCCGCCCCTTCCTGGGCCAGCGCCTTGGTGAAGCCGAGATCGCCGGCTTTGGCTGCCGAATAATTCGCCTGACCCATCTGTCCCTTCTGGCCGTTGATCGACGAGATATTGACGATGCGGCCGAAGCTGCGGTCGCGCATGCCGGTCCAGACCTGATGCGTCATATTGAACAGGCCGGTGAGGTTGGTATTGATCACCTCCTGCCATTGCTGCGGCGTCATCTTGTGGAACATCGCGTCGCGGGTGATGCCGGCATTGTTGACGAGCACGTCGACCGGCCCGATCTCGCTTTCGATCCTGGCGATCCCCTCGCCGCAGGCCGCGTAATCCGAAACGTCCCATTTGAACACCGGAACCCCGGTGGCCTCGTGGAAGGCTTTGGCTTTTTCGTCGTTGCCGGCATAATTGGCGGCAACCCTGTATCCGGCGTTTTTCAGCGCCGCGGATATCGCCGCGCCGATGCCGCGTGTACCCCCGGTGACCAAAGCCACTCTGCTCATGCTCCGCTCCCTTTTTGTTTTCGCCCCGCCGTGGCGGGATTTTCAATCAATGACGGATCGTATGCTGTTTAAAGTGCTTCGAAGCACATGGCGACACCCATGCCGCCGCCGATGCAAAGCGTCGCCAGCCCCTTCTTGGCGCCGCGGCGCTTCATTTCGAACAACAGCGTGTTGAGAACGCGCGCGCCGGAAGCGCCGATCGGATGGCCGATCGCGATCGCCCCGCCATTGACGTTGACGATGGCAGGATCCCAGCCGAGATCCTTGGTGACGGCGCAGGCCTGCGCCGCGAAAGCCTCGTTGGCTTCGACGAGATCGAGATCGCCGACCGACCAGCCGGCCTTTTCGAGCGCCTTGCGGGACGCCGGAATCGGGCCGGTGCCCATGATGGAAGGATCGACGCCCGCCGTTGCCCAGGAAACGATGCGGGCGAGCGGCTGGATGCCGCGCCGGACCGCTTCAGCTTCGCTCATCAGCACCGCTGCAGCCGCACCGTCGTTGATGCCGGAGGCATTCGCGGCCGTAACCGTGCCCTCTTTGTCGAAGGCCGGGCGCAGCTTGCCCATTGCCTCCAGCGTGGCGCCGTGGCGGATATATTCGTCGGCATCGACCGTCACGTCGCCCTTACGGGTCTGGATGACATAGGGGATGATCTCGTCGGCAAAGCGGCCGGCCTTCTGCGCCGCCTCCGCCTTGTTCTGCGAGGCGACGGCGAACTGATCCTGCTCCTCGCGCGAAAGCTGCCACTGACGCGCGATATTCTCGGCGGTGACGCCCATGAGGTAGCCGTGGAAAGCGTCGGTCAGACCATCCTTCATCATCGTGTCGACCATCTTCGCGTCGCCCATCTTGACGCCACCGCGCAAGTGCATGGCATGCGGCGCCATCGACATGGATTCCTGGCCGCCGGCAACGATGATCTTGGCGTCGCCGGTGGCGATCTGCTGCATGCCGAGTGCGACGGCGCGCAGACCGGACCCGCAGAGTTGATTGACGCCCCAAGCCGTCGCCTCCTTCGGAATTCCGGCCTTCATCGCCGCCTGGCGGGCGGGGTTCTGGCCCTCGCCGGCAGCGAGCACCTGGCCGAGGATCACCTCATCCACTTCGCCGGCATCGACGCCGGCGCGCGCGAGCGCACCCTTGATGACGGCCGCGCCGAGTTCATGCGCAGGGACTGATGCGAAAGCGCCGTTGAACGAGCCAACGGCCGTTCGACCTGCGCTGGCGATGACGATAGATGAATTGCTCATGGTGACGCTCCTCGTTTTCGTCTCACTTACATAAGACGAAACTGGCAAAGCTTGGAGCGCAAGTCAAACGCGAAGACCGGCCGCCGTCATTTTTCGGCGGTCGCCGCGAAAGCCCGATTTCATCTGCTCTGTGAAAGGTTTGCCGCATCGCACAAAGAGATTGTCACCGGCCTTCTTTTACGTCTACAGTCTGAAGTGGAGGAATATCCATAATTCAGACGGGGGTCCAGGAGACTGATATGGCGAAACATGAGGGTCAGATAGTCATCAAGAAATACGCCAATCGCCGGCTATACAATACGGGCACCAGCACCTACGTCACGCTGGAAGACCTGGCGGAGATGGTGAAGAAGGGCGAAGAATTTACCGTCCAGGATGCAAAAAGCGGAGATGACATCACCCATTCGGTGCTGACCCAGATCATCTTCGAACAGGAATCGAAGACCGGCAACACGCTTCTCCCGATCTCCTTCCTGCGCCAGCTCATAACCTATTACGGCGACCAGATGCAGATGGTCGTGCCGAGCTTCCTCGAACATTCGATGCGCGCCTTCACCGAACAGCAGTCGCAAATGCGCGAGCAGGTGAACCGCGCCTTCGGCGAAACACCGCTCGGCAAGAACCTGCAGCTGCCGATGCAGATGGTCGAAGATCAGGTGCGGCGCAATACCGAGCTGTTTCAGCAGGCGATGCAGATGTTCTCGCCCTTCATGACGCCGCCTCCCAAGGAAAGCCGCAAGGCCGAAGCCAAGGATATCGATGAGCTGAAGGAACAGCTCCGCGCCCTTCAGAACAAGCTCGACAACCTATAATCCGATCGAGACATCCCGCCCGGCGCTTCGGATCGAGACGGCAAACCCGCCGATCACATCGATCAGAGCGATCGTCATCAAAATGAAGAAGACCTGCGTCGCAGCATCCCGGACGAGCAGAAACTCGACTAGGAAGGCGATGAATACCAGCATCGACAAGATGTGGTTGATGAGGTTGCCCGGGCCGGTTCTGGTTGCCTTCAGGATTTCGAAAAACAGCACGACAAGCGCTATGACGATGAAAAGGTCGCCGAGCGCCATGCTCCAGATCGCGCCTGATATCATCGACAATACGATGACATCGTGCTGCAGTGCCGGAATACCGCCATCGCCCATCAGGCCGAGCATCGCCAGATTGTAGAGAATAAACGGGATAATCATCAGCGGCATTGCGGCTATCATCGGCAATCTCCTTGGCGGCTGAAGGAATACTGCCGCAAACCGTTGCCCCACGGCAAGTCGCCGCAAATATTATATCGCCGAATATAAAAAGGCCGGCGTGACGCCGGCCTTGAAATTAGTCGATCGGACAAGCCGAATCGGAAATTATGCGCTTTCCTTCGGCGTCAGAACCTGACGGCCGCGATACATGCCGGTCTTCAGGTCGATATGATGCGGACGGCGCAGTTCGCCGGAATTCTTGTCTTCGACATAGGTCGGAGCCTTCAGCGCGTCAGCCGAACGGCGCATACCGCGCTTGGACGGGCTTGTTTTTCTCTTCGGTACAGCCATTTCTCTTACTCCACTTGCGGGCAAAACATCCCCACGGCCAGACTGGCGGCCGAAACGGACATGTCGCGATTTCGGAAATTTTGCGCGCTTATACATGCAAGGGGAGGCCTTGACCAGTCCCCATGCAGATTTTTTGACACGCCGACGATTCGCCGTTCAGACTTCGTCTTCCGGCACTATCCAAGGCTCGGCGCGCGCCGCCTCTTCCCATTTCCGCCAGGCCGGATGCGCCTTGATGGTCTGCATATAGGCGAGCGTATCGCTTCGGTTGACGAGGTCATAGATCTCGAAGCGGTTGACAACCGGCGCAAACATCGCATCCGCGGCCCCGAACGCGCCGAAGAGAAACGGCCCGCCGGATTGCTGCAGGAGATCCCGCCAGATCGCCTCGATGCGGCGGATATCGGCATCGACCCCATCCGGCAATGCGATCCTGGCTTTCGGCCGGCGGATATTCATCGGGCAGGCGCTCCGCAGAGCCCGGAAGCTTGAGAGCATTTCCATCGAAACCGAACGGGCGAGCGCCCGCTGGGCGCGATCCGCAGGCAGAAGACCGGCGTCCGGATAAAGCTCGGCGGCATATTCGATGATCGCCAGCGATTCCCAGATCTT is a window of Rhizobium sp. N324 DNA encoding:
- a CDS encoding beta-ketoacyl-ACP reductase, which produces MSRVALVTGGTRGIGAAISAALKNAGYRVAANYAGNDEKAKAFHEATGVPVFKWDVSDYAACGEGIARIESEIGPVDVLVNNAGITRDAMFHKMTPQQWQEVINTNLTGLFNMTHQVWTGMRDRSFGRIVNISSINGQKGQMGQANYSAAKAGDLGFTKALAQEGAAKNITVNAICPGYIGTEMVLAVPEKVLNERIIPQIPVGRLGEPEEIARCVTFLASDDAGFITGSTLTANGGQFFV
- a CDS encoding acetyl-CoA C-acetyltransferase; translated protein: MSNSSIVIASAGRTAVGSFNGAFASVPAHELGAAVIKGALARAGVDAGEVDEVILGQVLAAGEGQNPARQAAMKAGIPKEATAWGVNQLCGSGLRAVALGMQQIATGDAKIIVAGGQESMSMAPHAMHLRGGVKMGDAKMVDTMMKDGLTDAFHGYLMGVTAENIARQWQLSREEQDQFAVASQNKAEAAQKAGRFADEIIPYVIQTRKGDVTVDADEYIRHGATLEAMGKLRPAFDKEGTVTAANASGINDGAAAAVLMSEAEAVRRGIQPLARIVSWATAGVDPSIMGTGPIPASRKALEKAGWSVGDLDLVEANEAFAAQACAVTKDLGWDPAIVNVNGGAIAIGHPIGASGARVLNTLLFEMKRRGAKKGLATLCIGGGMGVAMCFEAL
- the phaR gene encoding polyhydroxyalkanoate synthesis repressor PhaR — its product is MAKHEGQIVIKKYANRRLYNTGTSTYVTLEDLAEMVKKGEEFTVQDAKSGDDITHSVLTQIIFEQESKTGNTLLPISFLRQLITYYGDQMQMVVPSFLEHSMRAFTEQQSQMREQVNRAFGETPLGKNLQLPMQMVEDQVRRNTELFQQAMQMFSPFMTPPPKESRKAEAKDIDELKEQLRALQNKLDNL
- the rpmF gene encoding 50S ribosomal protein L32, whose translation is MAVPKRKTSPSKRGMRRSADALKAPTYVEDKNSGELRRPHHIDLKTGMYRGRQVLTPKESA
- a CDS encoding glutathione S-transferase family protein, with product MDRPTLYIANKNYSSWSFRPWMALTGVGIDFEEVLIPFDDAGGNPNIKAVSPTGRVPLLRHGVLKIWESLAIIEYAAELYPDAGLLPADRAQRALARSVSMEMLSSFRALRSACPMNIRRPKARIALPDGVDADIRRIEAIWRDLLQQSGGPFLFGAFGAADAMFAPVVNRFEIYDLVNRSDTLAYMQTIKAHPAWRKWEEAARAEPWIVPEDEV